Proteins encoded in a region of the Xylocopa sonorina isolate GNS202 chromosome 1, iyXylSono1_principal, whole genome shotgun sequence genome:
- the LOC143422082 gene encoding U11/U12 small nuclear ribonucleoprotein 48 kDa protein, translating to MSDCLTNQRENEYQKLKNFTNEIDQDIMRITSSLGWTMERTENDSDNRLICPYDSSHQIGKKMLDQHLESCQWKQEGYSELDTPLPESSLPLNSYSSIKLDLPLQNSILQEAKKKDPTLNIGLAERLIPRTSNRIFADFTCDERKVLYQYVISNTVKPDIGHDIEDIQKLKSDDKEDKKLSFLELLIQERNLKRRRAKHKGVHTNKKSHTEILREIIHQQMELYTEYITEPHATSSNAATVRETQSSDRKHENLSDHHRSFSHNKKYEQLDKPYSSKTDPGHQEKYSRHMTESGKKRKHRKHKRSRSRDRDHKKSKYESTRTHKKDKLKYCENEKLFDSNTYIKQRNDRRENEEKLPL from the exons aTGTCAGATTGTTTGACGAATCAACGCGAAAATGAATATCAAAAGTTGAAAAATTTTACCAATGAAATTGACCAAGATATTATGAGAATTACTTCTTCTTTAGGTTGGACGATGGAACGTACTGAAAATGAT AGCGATAACAGACTGATTTGTCCTTATGATTCGTCCCATCAAATCGGCAAGAAAATGTTGGATCAACACCTGGAATCTTGTCAATGGAAACAAGAAGGTTATAGTGAACTTGATACACCACTGCCTGAATCAAGTTTGCCATTGAACTCGTATTCTTCGATTAAATTAG ATTTACCATTACAAAACAGTATACTACAAGAAgcaaagaaaaaagatccaaccttgAATATTG GTTTGGCTGAGCGATTGATTCCACGTACGTCCAATAGAATCTTCGCAGATTTTACTTGCGACGAAAGGAAAGTTTTATACCAGTATGTTATTTCAAATACAGTCAAACCAGATATCGGTCATGACATTGAGGATATTCAGAAGCT GAAAAGTGATGATAaggaagataaaaaattatcctTCTTGGAGCTGCTTATACAAGAGCGCAATTTGAAGAGGCGTAGAGCTAAACACAAAGGTGTGCACACAAATAAAAAGTCTCACACCGAAATTCTCAGGGAAATCATACACCAACAGATGGAATTGTATACGGAATATATAACAGAACCACATGCAACTAGTAGTAATGCTGCAACTGTTCGCGAAACACAAAGTTCTGACAGGAAGCATG AAAACCTATCTGATCATCATAGGAGTTTCTCGCATAATAAGAAATACGAACAGTTAGATAAACCATACAGTTCTAAAACAGATCCCGGACACCAAGAAAAATATTCACGGCATATGACTGAGTCAGGGAAAAAGCGAAAACACCGCAAGCATAAAAGATCTCGTTCAAGAGACCGTGATCACAAAAAAAGTAAATACGAATCGACGCGAACACATAAAAAAGACAAATTAAAATATTGCGAAAATGAGAAATTATTTGATAGCAACACATATATCAAACAAAGGAACGATCGTCGGGAAAACGAAGAGAAATTACCATTATAA
- the Fu gene encoding STKc_STK36 domain-containing protein fused, with protein MEKYEVLRQVGEGSFGQVYKAKKRSDGEMVAFKVIRKRGRSLKELKSLRQECEIQRHLHHPNIVQMLDSFETENEIVVVTEYADKELYEILGKAGRLSEQRAQVIACDLVSALYYLHSNRVLHRDLKPQNVLLESNGVAKLCDFGFARSMSTGTHVLTSIKGTPLYMAPELIEERPYDHNADLWSLGCIVYELVVGSPPFQTTSILHLVRLIRFEAIKWPDYISETCKNFLQGLLQKDPSQRLTWPALLDHPFVQNRIVIIGETGPTPFTRPLSASQAREKQLQLQNLAVQPNDHQSKFLEKAIKKVQEHERTVEERRQKTFTSHPRYPMLHGYCQHEMNHCYNLRHSEPTGTDSSTSVDVLLGNLSLRASLRSDLLSVDHALCRSDCPNQADLAFERTLHTKISNLNDQNSKQHQETEGTERNNDLKTKNDNKRSSVERGISRENDTVNSERDHRNVECTYDQKLCSRKDDSTSGTTLSYNNRIPDWNPKAIDRPIENEEWVVFLQRSMEEIMEGEIGSLLQQNCVSVFVSPLRNPAAGCRVVEYVACLLSLPFVVSVTKDSLEKITRVYLDVRVVPNLVYSLKLFMSERSESDTNKKSEPTCANVKSASALSADELQTLEYTMLILCRLVYSGQQFLTQFCDAIYIVNGVSLLQELLNLEKRKARIVADLVAILNNILRSQPENAHLVEKVVLHSNLSGNSIDQLGKLLTHRQAVLRARTCHLIRLLGRFSCRALQQIWCKSLKNLVENLTVDDDQTVRLAAEDAVSELKELMYYNQRNPVT; from the exons ATGGAGAAGTACGAGGTCTTAAGACAAGTGGGCGAAGGATCTTTTGGACAAGTGTACAAAGCAAAGAAACGATCCGACGGTGAAATGGTCGCTTTCAAAGTCATCCGTAAG CGTGGTAGGTCGTTGAAGGAGTTGAAGAGCTTGCGTCAAGAGTGTGAGATTCAACGTCATCTTCATCATCCCAATATAGTACAAATGCTCGATTCGTTTGAAACAGAAAACGAG ATAGTTGTTGTGACCGAGTATGCGGACAAGGAACTGTACGAAATATTAGGTAAAGCGGGTCGTTTGTCTGAACAAAGGGCACAAGTAATAGCTTGCGATCTAGTGTCTGCACTCTACTACTTGCACTCCAACAGAGTATTGCACAG GGATCTTAAGCCACAAAATGTACTTCTCGAAAGCAACGGAGTGGCTAAGTTATGCGATTTTGGATTTGCTCGCAGTATGAGTACAGGAACGCACGTGTTAACTTCTATAAAGGGGACGCCATTGTACATGGCTCCAGAGCTTATAGAAGAACGACCTTACGATCATAATGCAGATTTGTG GTCTCTTGGTTGTATCGTGTATGAACTAGTTGTAGGTTCTCCACCGTTTCAAACAACCTCTATACTACACTTAGTCAGATTAATCAGATTCGAGGCGATTAAGTGGCCGGATTACATTTCTGAAACTTGTAAAAACTTCTTACAG ggGTTACTACAGAAGGATCCCTCGCAAAGGCTAACCTGGCCGGCGCTTTTAGATCATCCTTTCGTTCAGAATAGAATCGTAATAATCGGTGAAACTGGGCCCACACCGTTCACCAGGCCTTTATCCGCGAGTCAAGCCAGAGAGAAACAGCTGCAGTTGCAAAATTTGGCGGTGCAACCTAACGATCATCAGtccaa ATTTCTAGAGAAGGCTATAAAGAAGGTACAAGAGCACGAGAGAACAGTCGAGGAGCGCAGACAGAAAACGTTCACGTCGCATCCTCGGTATCCAATGCTGCACGGATACTGCCAACACGAAATGAACCACTGTTACAATTTACGACACAGCGAACCCACTGGAACGGATTCTAGCACAAGTGTTGATGTACTATTAGGGAATCTTAGTTTAAGAGCATCCTTGAGAAGTGATTTACTTTCAGTAGATCACGCACTGTGCAGAAGCGACTGTCCAAATCAAGCCGATTTGGCGTTCGAACGGACGCTGCACACCAAGATATCGAATCTGAATGACCAGAACTCAAAGCAGCATCAAGAAACAGAGGGAACAGAAAGGAACAACGATCTAAAAACTAAGAACGATAATAAGCGGAGTTCCGTGGAACGGGGCATATCTCGAGAAAACGATACAGTTAATTCTGAAAGGGACCATCGAAATGTCGAATGCACGTACGATCAGAAATTATGCTCCCGAAAAGACGACTCGACAAGTGGTACTACTCTATCGTATAATAACAGAATACCCGATTGGAATCCGAAGGCTATCGATCGGCCGATTGAAAACGAAGAGTGGGTAGTGTTTTTACAACGATCCATGGAAGAGATCATGGAAGGCGAGATTGGATCGTTGCTTCAACAAAATTGCGTGTCGGTGTTTGTATCGCCGTTAAGGAATCCAGCGGCCGGTTGTAGAGTTGTTGAGTACGTTGCTTGCCTTTTGTCTTTACCGTTCGTTGTATCGGTGACAAAAGACTCCCTTGAGAAAATCACGCGAGTATACCTGGACGTTAGAGTAGTACCGAATCTCGTTTACTCTTTGAAACTTTTCATGTCTGAGCGTTCAGAATCCGACACGAACAAAAAGTCTGAACCGACATGCGCGAACGTTAAATCAGCCTCTGCGCTATCCGCGGACGAATTACAAACTCTGGAATATACGATGCTTATACTTTGCAGATTAGTTTACAGTGGACAACAGTTCCTTACTCAATTCTGCGACGCCATTTATATCGTGAACGGAGTGTCGTTATTGCAGGAATTATTAAATTTGGAAAAGAGGAAAGCGCGTATAGTTGCAGATCTTGTTGCAATTTTAAACAATATATTGCGTTCCCAGCCAGAAAATGCCCATCTCGTGGAAAAAGTCGTGTTACATTCGAATTTATCGG GAAATTCGATAGACCAGCTTGGTAAACTACTGACGCATCGACAAGCGGTACTTAGAGCGAGAACTTGTCACTTAATTAGGCTATTGGGCAGATTTTCTTGTAGAGCTTTACAACAAATTTGGTGTAAGTCTCTCAAGAATTTGGTAGAGAATTTAACCGTCGACGACGATCAGACTGTGAGGCTT GCCGCCGAGGATGCAGTCAGCGAATTGAAGGAATTGATGTACTACAACCAACGAAACCCTGTTACTTGA
- the LOC143427322 gene encoding cytochrome P450 18a1-like isoform X1 — MLVEHVTHWAWQAMGGTRIEVLYTFLVFLGVLLVARCLQWLRYVRSLPPGPWGVPVFGYLPFLKGDVHLQYGELAKKYGPMFSARLGTQLVVVLSDHRTIRDTFRREEFTGRPHTEFINILGGYGIINTEGAMWKDQRKFLHDKLRSFGMTYMGGGKKIMESRIMREVKTFLCGLATKRGTPTDVSASLGMSISNVICSIIMGVRFQHGDTRFKRFMDLIEEGFKLFGSMAAVNFIPVMRYLPCLQKVRNKISENRAEMADFFQEAVDQHRATFNESTVRDLVDAYLLEIEKAKGEGRATMLFQGKNHDRQMQQILGDLFSAGMETVKTTLEWAIILMLHHPEAATAVQEELDQVVGKSRMPGLEDLPFLPITEATILEVLRRSSIVPLGTTHATTRDVMLDGYTIPAGSQVVPLLHAVHMDPELWEEPEVFRPSRFLSAEANRIKSWTETEIQNVWEFSGLYEGDIMLNTEEDGIKNGLLNTMFRWPGGIVPYYIKEEDFDEDDIELIEGAIKEYHMNTCIRFRPYRKTDTDYITIEGKSSGCWSLVGRHNRGQVVNLQNPGCVHHGVIVHELMHALGFYHQQSAADRDEWVTINWENVKPGKEHNFNKYDNNTVTDYGIGYDYTSVMHYSSHAFSKNGEPTITPKKEKVKLGQRKGLSGKDMLKLQEMYKNECGDRQANETATTDDNDSSDVSIEWIFNLS, encoded by the exons ATGTTAGTGGAACACGTGACACATTGGGCTTGGCAAGCGATGGGTGGCACAAGAATCGAAGTCCTTTACACGTTTCTCGTGTTCCTAGGTGTGTTGTTGGTGGCAAGGTGCTTGCAATGGCTTAGGTATGTGCGGTCTCTGCCTCCAGGGCCGTGGGGTGTACCCGTGTTTGGTTATTTGCCATTTCTGAAGGGCGACGTACACCTCCAGTACGGGGAGCTCGCGAAAAAGTATGGTCCAATGTTCAGTGCTCGGCTAGGAACGCAACTGGTGGTTGTTCTTAGCGATCATCGTACGATTCGCGACACGTTTCGCCGGGAAGAGTTTACTGGCAGGCCGCATACCGAGTTCATCAACATCCTCGGCGGATATG GTATTATCAACACCGAAGGTGCTATGTGGAAAGACCAAAGAAAATTTCTTCACGATAAACTCAGAAGCTTCGGCATGACCTATATGGGCGGTGGGAAGAAAATTATGGAATCGAGAATCATG CGCGAAGTAAAGACGTTTCTCTGCGGACTGGCGACGAAACGAGGTACACCGACCGACGTATCGGCCTCCCTTGGAATGTCGATCAGCAACGTGATCTGCTCGATCATAATGGGAGTGCGTTTCCAACACGGTGACACTAGATTCAAACGATTCATGGACCTGATCGAGGAGGGTTTCAAACTGTTCGGCAGTATGGCTGCTGTCAATTTCATCCCCGTGATGCGTTATCTGCCATGCCTGCAAAAAGTTCGCAATAAAATATCGGAGAATCGTGCAGAAATGGCCGACTTCTTTCAAGAGGCAGTCGATCAGCATCGAGCGACGTTCAACGAGAGCACCGTCCGAGACCTTGTCGACGCGTATTTGCTCGAGATCGAGAAAGCGAAGGGGGAAGGTCGTGCGACTATGCTTTTCCAAGGGAAAAATCATG ATCGTCAAATGCAACAGATCCTTGGCGACTTGTTCTCCGCTGGGATGGAAACGGTGAAGACCACGTTGGAGTGGGCGATAATCCTGATGCTGCATCATCCGGAAGCGGCGACTGCAGTGCAGGAAGAATTGGATCAGGTGGTGGGCAAATCGCGGATGCCCGGGCTCGAGGATCTACCATTTCTTCCGATTACAGAGGCGACTATACTCGAGGTCCTTCGAAGGTCGAGCATAGTCCCTTTAGGGACCACCCACGCGACAACTCG AGACGTGATGCTGGACGGTTACACGATACCAGCTGGATCGCAAGTGGTGCCGTTGCTGCACGCGGTGCATATGGATCCAGAACTTTGGGAGGAGCCCGAGGTGTTTCGACCGAGTCGGTTTCTCTCGGCCGAAG CCAATCGTATAAAATCATGGACGGAGACGGAGATACAGAACGTTTGGGAGTTTAGCGGTCTGTACGAAGGAGATATCATGCTCAACACGGAGGAAGATGGTATAAAAAATGGACTGTTGAATACCATGTTCCGTTGGCCAGGCGGAATCGTGCCCTATTATATAAAGGAAGAGGATTTCG ACGAAGATGATATCGAGTTAATCGAGGGTGCTATAAAGGAGTACCATATGAATACGTGCATACGTTTCCGACCCTATCGGAAAACCGACACCGATTACATTACTATAGAAGGCAAAAGCTCTGGATGTTGGTCCTTGGTTGGTAGACACAATCGTGGTCAAGTGGTGAACTTGCAGAACCCTGGCTGCGTGCATCACGGTGTAATCGTTCACGAGCTGATGCACGCGTTAGGCTTTTATCATCAACAAAGCGCTGCGGATCGTGACGAATGGGTCACGATAAACTGGGAAAACGTGAAGCCAG GCAAAGAGCATAATTTTAATAAGTACGACAACAACACCGTCACTGACTATGGAATCGGTTACGATTACACGAGCGTAATGCATTACAGTTCTCACGCGTTTTCAAAGAACGGCGAACCAACAATTACACCGAAA AAAGAAAAGGTGAAACTTGGCCAACGAAAAGGACTCAGTGGAAAGGATATGCTAAAATTGCAAGAGATGTACAAAAACGAATGCGGCGATCGACAAGCAAACGAAACGGCAACTACGGACGACAACGATTCATCGGATGTATCCATCGAGTGGATATTTAATTTATCGTAA
- the LOC143427322 gene encoding cytochrome P450 18a1-like isoform X3, whose translation MREVKTFLCGLATKRGTPTDVSASLGMSISNVICSIIMGVRFQHGDTRFKRFMDLIEEGFKLFGSMAAVNFIPVMRYLPCLQKVRNKISENRAEMADFFQEAVDQHRATFNESTVRDLVDAYLLEIEKAKGEGRATMLFQGKNHDRQMQQILGDLFSAGMETVKTTLEWAIILMLHHPEAATAVQEELDQVVGKSRMPGLEDLPFLPITEATILEVLRRSSIVPLGTTHATTRDVMLDGYTIPAGSQVVPLLHAVHMDPELWEEPEVFRPSRFLSAEANRIKSWTETEIQNVWEFSGLYEGDIMLNTEEDGIKNGLLNTMFRWPGGIVPYYIKEEDFDEDDIELIEGAIKEYHMNTCIRFRPYRKTDTDYITIEGKSSGCWSLVGRHNRGQVVNLQNPGCVHHGVIVHELMHALGFYHQQSAADRDEWVTINWENVKPGKEHNFNKYDNNTVTDYGIGYDYTSVMHYSSHAFSKNGEPTITPKKEKVKLGQRKGLSGKDMLKLQEMYKNECGDRQANETATTDDNDSSDVSIEWIFNLS comes from the exons ATG CGCGAAGTAAAGACGTTTCTCTGCGGACTGGCGACGAAACGAGGTACACCGACCGACGTATCGGCCTCCCTTGGAATGTCGATCAGCAACGTGATCTGCTCGATCATAATGGGAGTGCGTTTCCAACACGGTGACACTAGATTCAAACGATTCATGGACCTGATCGAGGAGGGTTTCAAACTGTTCGGCAGTATGGCTGCTGTCAATTTCATCCCCGTGATGCGTTATCTGCCATGCCTGCAAAAAGTTCGCAATAAAATATCGGAGAATCGTGCAGAAATGGCCGACTTCTTTCAAGAGGCAGTCGATCAGCATCGAGCGACGTTCAACGAGAGCACCGTCCGAGACCTTGTCGACGCGTATTTGCTCGAGATCGAGAAAGCGAAGGGGGAAGGTCGTGCGACTATGCTTTTCCAAGGGAAAAATCATG ATCGTCAAATGCAACAGATCCTTGGCGACTTGTTCTCCGCTGGGATGGAAACGGTGAAGACCACGTTGGAGTGGGCGATAATCCTGATGCTGCATCATCCGGAAGCGGCGACTGCAGTGCAGGAAGAATTGGATCAGGTGGTGGGCAAATCGCGGATGCCCGGGCTCGAGGATCTACCATTTCTTCCGATTACAGAGGCGACTATACTCGAGGTCCTTCGAAGGTCGAGCATAGTCCCTTTAGGGACCACCCACGCGACAACTCG AGACGTGATGCTGGACGGTTACACGATACCAGCTGGATCGCAAGTGGTGCCGTTGCTGCACGCGGTGCATATGGATCCAGAACTTTGGGAGGAGCCCGAGGTGTTTCGACCGAGTCGGTTTCTCTCGGCCGAAG CCAATCGTATAAAATCATGGACGGAGACGGAGATACAGAACGTTTGGGAGTTTAGCGGTCTGTACGAAGGAGATATCATGCTCAACACGGAGGAAGATGGTATAAAAAATGGACTGTTGAATACCATGTTCCGTTGGCCAGGCGGAATCGTGCCCTATTATATAAAGGAAGAGGATTTCG ACGAAGATGATATCGAGTTAATCGAGGGTGCTATAAAGGAGTACCATATGAATACGTGCATACGTTTCCGACCCTATCGGAAAACCGACACCGATTACATTACTATAGAAGGCAAAAGCTCTGGATGTTGGTCCTTGGTTGGTAGACACAATCGTGGTCAAGTGGTGAACTTGCAGAACCCTGGCTGCGTGCATCACGGTGTAATCGTTCACGAGCTGATGCACGCGTTAGGCTTTTATCATCAACAAAGCGCTGCGGATCGTGACGAATGGGTCACGATAAACTGGGAAAACGTGAAGCCAG GCAAAGAGCATAATTTTAATAAGTACGACAACAACACCGTCACTGACTATGGAATCGGTTACGATTACACGAGCGTAATGCATTACAGTTCTCACGCGTTTTCAAAGAACGGCGAACCAACAATTACACCGAAA AAAGAAAAGGTGAAACTTGGCCAACGAAAAGGACTCAGTGGAAAGGATATGCTAAAATTGCAAGAGATGTACAAAAACGAATGCGGCGATCGACAAGCAAACGAAACGGCAACTACGGACGACAACGATTCATCGGATGTATCCATCGAGTGGATATTTAATTTATCGTAA
- the Phtm gene encoding cytochrome P450 enzyme phantom — translation MSSIYAILLLFFLVLLYVYRRNRKMWRLPPGPWQLPIVGYLPWIDAEKPHETLTKLTRTYGPVCGIRMGSVYTVLLSDPKIIRQTFAKDACAGRAPLYLTHGIMQGYGLVCAEGERWKDQRKFVSNCLRNFGMVKHEGPRREKMEKRILDAVDECVSMLRMRAANEPINPLDTLHHCMGNLINSIVFGKMYNEDEQVWQWLRHLQEEGVKYVGVAGTINFLPFLRFLPRFGRTIRYIVDGKEKTHRVYRGILSEHRARIEGTSGNGNTIESFLAAFDEEMRKTSTTESGHFTEPQLYHLLADLFGAGTDTTLTTLRWFLLFMAAYPTEQEKVQLELDRCSKDGDQVTLNDRVVAPRLEAAVAEVQRLRSVTPLGIPHGTLEDTKIGDYDVPRGTMIVPVQWAVHTDPLHWEDPLEFRPDRFLAEDGSFFKPESFLPFLTGKRVCVGEELARMILFLFAGNILRAFVVSVPPDEVVDLEGECGITLVPKPHRLAFTPRRR, via the exons ATGAGCTCGATCTACGCGATTCTCCTTTTGTTCTTCTTGGTCCTCCTGTACGTGTACCGCAGAAATCGAAAAATGTGGCGCCTGCCGCCTGGTCCTTGGCAACTTCCGATCGTTGGCTACCTTCCGTGGATCGACGCAGAGAAACCGCACGAGACTCTGACTAAATTAACCAGAACCTACGGTCCTGTATGCGGGATTCGCATGGGCTCTGTCTACACCGTTCTATTGTCGGACCCGAAAATAATAAGGCAAACATTCGCGAAGGATGCGTGCGCTGGCAGAGCGCCTCTGTACCTTACACATGGGATTATGCAAGGATACG GTCTGGTTTGCGCGGAGGGTGAACGATGGAAGGACCAGAGAAAATTCGTCAGCAATTGCTTGCGGAACTTTGGAATGGTAAAGCACGAAGGGCCGAGGCGAGAGAAAATGGAGAAGAGAATATTGGACGCGGTCGACGAATGCGTATCG ATGCTGAGAATGCGCGCGGCGAATGAACCGATTAACCCACTGGACACGCTCCATCACTGCATGGGCAATCTTATTAATAGCATTGTGTTTGGAAAAATGTACAACGAGGACGAACAGGTTTGGCAATGGCTGAGGCATCTGCAGGAAGAGGGAGTGAAGTACGTAGGCGTTGCTGGGACGATCAACTTTTTACCCTTCCTCAG ATTTTTGCCACGTTTCGGCCGTACGATACGGTACATCGTCGATGGAAAGGAGAAAACGCATCGAGTGTACCGCGGTATACTCAGCGAGCACCGCGCGCGGATCGAGGGGACGTCGGGGAACGGAAATACGATCGAAAGCTTTTTAGCGGCGTTCGACGAAGAAATGAGAAAAACATCGACCACGGAGTCTGGACATTTCACGGAACCTCAACTTTATCATTTATTGGCGGATCTGTTCGGCGCTGGGACCGATACCACTTTGACGACTCTTCGTTGGTTCCTCCTGTTCATGGCTGCCTACCCTACGGAGCAA GAAAAAGTGCAATTGGAATTGGATCGATGCTCGAAAGACGGGGACCAAGTAACGTTGAACGACAGAGTCGTTGCGCCGCGTCTCGAAGCCGCTGTGGCCGAAGTGCAAAGACTTAGAAGCGTTACGCCCCTGGGCATTCCTCATGGAACGTTAGAG GATACGAAAATAGGTGATTACGACGTGCCACGCGGTACCATGATCGTTCCTGTGCAATGGGCCGTTCATACCGATCCTCTTCACTGGGAAGATCCTCTCGAATTTCGACCCGATAGATTCTTAGCCGAGGATGGGAGTTTCTTCAAACCTGAATCGTTCCTCCCGTTTCTAACTG GGAAACGCGTCTGCGTTGGAGAAGAATTGGCCAGGATGATACTGTTCCTGTTCGCTGGGAACATACTACGCGCGTTCGTCGTGTCGGTGCCACCGGACGAAGTCGTCGATCTCGAAGGCGAGTGCGGCATCACGCTCGTCCCGAAGCCGCATCGTTTGGCGTTCACTCCGCGACGTCGATGA
- the LOC143427322 gene encoding cytochrome P450 18a1-like isoform X2 — MLVEHVTHWAWQAMGGTRIEVLYTFLVFLGVLLVARCLQWLRYVRSLPPGPWGVPVFGYLPFLKGDVHLQYGELAKKYGPMFSARLGTQLVVVLSDHRTIRDTFRREEFTGRPHTEFINILGGYGIINTEGAMWKDQRKFLHDKLRSFGMTYMGGGKKIMESRIMREVKTFLCGLATKRGTPTDVSASLGMSISNVICSIIMGVRFQHGDTRFKRFMDLIEEGFKLFGSMAAVNFIPVMRYLPCLQKVRNKISENRAEMADFFQEAVDQHRATFNESTVRDLVDAYLLEIEKAKGEGRATMLFQGKNHDRQMQQILGDLFSAGMETVKTTLEWAIILMLHHPEAATAVQEELDQVVGKSRMPGLEDLPFLPITEATILEVLRRSSIVPLGTTHATTRDVMLDGYTIPAGSQVVPLLHAVHMDPELWEEPEVFRPSRFLSAEGKVQKPEYFMPFGVGRRMCLGDVLARMELFLFFSSLMHTFELRSPQGSSLPSLRGNAGVTVTPDPFDVCLMPRNLDLIENVSKDIISSGAILRNIGSH; from the exons ATGTTAGTGGAACACGTGACACATTGGGCTTGGCAAGCGATGGGTGGCACAAGAATCGAAGTCCTTTACACGTTTCTCGTGTTCCTAGGTGTGTTGTTGGTGGCAAGGTGCTTGCAATGGCTTAGGTATGTGCGGTCTCTGCCTCCAGGGCCGTGGGGTGTACCCGTGTTTGGTTATTTGCCATTTCTGAAGGGCGACGTACACCTCCAGTACGGGGAGCTCGCGAAAAAGTATGGTCCAATGTTCAGTGCTCGGCTAGGAACGCAACTGGTGGTTGTTCTTAGCGATCATCGTACGATTCGCGACACGTTTCGCCGGGAAGAGTTTACTGGCAGGCCGCATACCGAGTTCATCAACATCCTCGGCGGATATG GTATTATCAACACCGAAGGTGCTATGTGGAAAGACCAAAGAAAATTTCTTCACGATAAACTCAGAAGCTTCGGCATGACCTATATGGGCGGTGGGAAGAAAATTATGGAATCGAGAATCATG CGCGAAGTAAAGACGTTTCTCTGCGGACTGGCGACGAAACGAGGTACACCGACCGACGTATCGGCCTCCCTTGGAATGTCGATCAGCAACGTGATCTGCTCGATCATAATGGGAGTGCGTTTCCAACACGGTGACACTAGATTCAAACGATTCATGGACCTGATCGAGGAGGGTTTCAAACTGTTCGGCAGTATGGCTGCTGTCAATTTCATCCCCGTGATGCGTTATCTGCCATGCCTGCAAAAAGTTCGCAATAAAATATCGGAGAATCGTGCAGAAATGGCCGACTTCTTTCAAGAGGCAGTCGATCAGCATCGAGCGACGTTCAACGAGAGCACCGTCCGAGACCTTGTCGACGCGTATTTGCTCGAGATCGAGAAAGCGAAGGGGGAAGGTCGTGCGACTATGCTTTTCCAAGGGAAAAATCATG ATCGTCAAATGCAACAGATCCTTGGCGACTTGTTCTCCGCTGGGATGGAAACGGTGAAGACCACGTTGGAGTGGGCGATAATCCTGATGCTGCATCATCCGGAAGCGGCGACTGCAGTGCAGGAAGAATTGGATCAGGTGGTGGGCAAATCGCGGATGCCCGGGCTCGAGGATCTACCATTTCTTCCGATTACAGAGGCGACTATACTCGAGGTCCTTCGAAGGTCGAGCATAGTCCCTTTAGGGACCACCCACGCGACAACTCG AGACGTGATGCTGGACGGTTACACGATACCAGCTGGATCGCAAGTGGTGCCGTTGCTGCACGCGGTGCATATGGATCCAGAACTTTGGGAGGAGCCCGAGGTGTTTCGACCGAGTCGGTTTCTCTCGGCCGAAGGTAAAGTCCAGAAACCGGAATACTTTATGCCTTTCGGTGTCGGCAGACGTATGTGCCTGGGCGATGTGCTGGCGCGCATGGAGTTATTCCTGTTCTTCAGTTCGTTGATGCACACGTTCGAGCTGCGATCGCCCCAGGGCTCGTCCTTGCCGAGTTTGCGCGGTAACGCCGGCGTGACCGTCACGCCTGATCCCTTTGACGTTTGCTTAATGCCGCGTAATCTGGACCTGATCGAGAACGTCAGCAAGGATATAATCTCGTCCGGTGCCATTCTACGGAACATTGGCTCGCATTGA